In Edaphobacter aggregans, the sequence GGCAGTTTCCTGATCTCCGACGTTACCCCTGCCGATTGCTTCTTCCCGGAAGACTTCACCGAAGAGCACAGACAGATCGCGCAGACGACGGCAGACTTCGCCATGAACGAGATCGTGCCTGTCTCCGACCAGATTGAGGCTAAGGATTTTTCCGTGACTCGGCGATTGATCAAGGAGGCCAGCGAGCTTGGGCTGACTTCGGTCGATATTCCCGAGGAGTACGGCGGCCTTGAGATGGACAAGGTTACATCTGCCATCATTGCGGACAACATCGCCAAGCAGGGTAGCTTTTCGGTGGCGTTTTCTGCGCACGTTGGCATCGGCACTCTGCCCATCATCTGGTATGGAACGGCGGAGCAAAAGCAGAAGTATCTGCCTAAGTTGGCAAGCGGCGAGTTCATTGGAGCTTATGCATTGTCGGAGTCGACCTCTGGCTCGGATGCGGTGAATGCTCGTACGCGGGCGGTACTGTCGGAAGATGGTTCGACCTACACACTTAACGGCGAAAAGATGTGGATCACGAATGCGGGGTTCGCCGATCTCTTTACGATCTTCGCTAAGTGTGAGGTCAAAGAGGGTAAGGACGCTGGCAAGGAGCGGCTGACGGCGTTTCTGGTTGAAAAGGGAACGCCCGGTTTTACGGTTGGAAAGGAAGAGCACAAGCTGGGAATCCGCGGCAGCTCGACATGTCCATTGATCCTGGCGGATTGCAAAATTCCTGCTTCGAACCTGCTGGGTGAGGTAGGCAAAGGGCATCACATCGCGTTCAACATCCTCAACGTCGGGCGGTACAAGCTGGGTAATGCAGCCGTTGGTGGTGCGCGGATGGCGCTTGGGCGCGGCATTGGCTATGCGAAGGAGCGCAAGGCATTCGGCAAGTCGATCTCGGAGTTTGGGCTGATTCAGGAGAAGCTGGCTGACTGCGCTGTTGGTGTCTTTGTGGGCGAAGCGTTGAGCTACCGCACAGTTGGGATGATAGATGCTGCGCTGGCGGGAGTGGACAAGCACGATACGGCGGCGATCCAGAAGGCGATTGAGGACTATGCCGTTGAGTGCTCGATCGTGAAGGTGTGGGATTCGGAGATGCTCGACAAGGTCGTCGATGAGGTGCTCCAGATATACGCGGGCTATGGCTACGTTGAGGAGTATCCGGCGGAACGCGCCTATCGCGACTCTCGAATCAACCGCATCTTCGAAGGAACGAACGAGATCAACCGACTGATCATTACGGGGTGGCTGATGAAGTCGGCGATGAGCGGCAAGCTGGCGCTGATGCCGGCTATCAAGCAACTAATGGACGAAGTGATGGCGGG encodes:
- a CDS encoding acyl-CoA dehydrogenase family protein, whose product is MATMTTVPTPTAKRIPGGSFLISDVTPADCFFPEDFTEEHRQIAQTTADFAMNEIVPVSDQIEAKDFSVTRRLIKEASELGLTSVDIPEEYGGLEMDKVTSAIIADNIAKQGSFSVAFSAHVGIGTLPIIWYGTAEQKQKYLPKLASGEFIGAYALSESTSGSDAVNARTRAVLSEDGSTYTLNGEKMWITNAGFADLFTIFAKCEVKEGKDAGKERLTAFLVEKGTPGFTVGKEEHKLGIRGSSTCPLILADCKIPASNLLGEVGKGHHIAFNILNVGRYKLGNAAVGGARMALGRGIGYAKERKAFGKSISEFGLIQEKLADCAVGVFVGEALSYRTVGMIDAALAGVDKHDTAAIQKAIEDYAVECSIVKVWDSEMLDKVVDEVLQIYAGYGYVEEYPAERAYRDSRINRIFEGTNEINRLIITGWLMKSAMSGKLALMPAIKQLMDEVMAGPTPKEDREGPLAEEHNLLASAKKLALFAAGSATQKYMQRLADEQEVMGAIADMIIEVFAMESAILRAEKMATKSSAEIPVAMARIYAAGAMEKIELAARKIIAAVAEGDMLRTQLTILRRLSKHDSIDTISLRRQVAQHVIKAGKYAI